In a single window of the Amycolatopsis sp. cg5 genome:
- a CDS encoding sensor histidine kinase codes for MTTELDQPRPHPAKAIGYMIVSFPWRLLQFVLIVTLMSVGIATVVIWVGIPILIATTSLTRWFGDVERRWVRSALSTPLPEIERSPTEGLGMLRRWQVRLTDPTTWRDMAYLLLAFPIACAEFALGIVSAILVPMAIWVVPWIAWAHGRLAMWLLGPNKTARLEVKAERLQASRARGVDAAEAERRRIERDLHDGAQQRLVAVAMSLGRAKAKFERDPEAVRALLDEAHVDAKLAVSELRDLARGIYPAVLGDRGLDAALSAQAAKSPIPVDVSVDVEPRPPAAVESTAYFIVGECLTNIAKYAEATEARVKLWRTDDTVVVEITDNGKGGAEIRPGGGLAGLADRAATIDGVITVVSPAGGPTVIRADLPCTW; via the coding sequence ATGACGACCGAACTGGACCAGCCGCGTCCGCATCCCGCGAAGGCGATCGGCTACATGATCGTCAGTTTCCCGTGGCGGCTGCTGCAGTTCGTGCTGATCGTGACCTTGATGTCGGTCGGGATCGCCACGGTGGTCATCTGGGTGGGCATCCCGATCCTGATCGCCACGACGTCGCTGACCCGCTGGTTCGGCGACGTGGAGCGCCGCTGGGTGCGGTCGGCGCTGTCGACGCCGCTGCCGGAGATCGAGCGGAGCCCGACCGAGGGCCTGGGCATGCTGCGCCGCTGGCAGGTCCGGCTGACGGACCCGACGACGTGGCGTGACATGGCGTATCTGCTGCTCGCGTTCCCGATCGCCTGCGCGGAGTTCGCGCTGGGGATCGTGTCGGCCATCCTGGTGCCGATGGCGATCTGGGTGGTGCCGTGGATCGCCTGGGCGCACGGCAGGCTGGCGATGTGGCTGCTCGGCCCGAACAAGACCGCGCGGCTGGAGGTCAAGGCGGAACGGCTGCAGGCCTCGCGGGCCCGCGGTGTCGACGCGGCCGAAGCCGAACGCCGTCGTATCGAGCGCGACCTGCACGATGGCGCCCAGCAGCGGCTGGTCGCGGTGGCGATGAGCCTGGGCCGCGCGAAGGCGAAGTTCGAACGTGACCCGGAAGCGGTCCGCGCGCTGCTCGACGAGGCGCATGTCGACGCCAAGCTCGCCGTCTCGGAGCTGCGCGACCTGGCGAGGGGCATCTATCCGGCGGTGCTCGGCGACCGCGGCCTGGACGCGGCGCTGTCGGCGCAGGCGGCGAAGTCGCCGATCCCGGTGGACGTGTCCGTCGACGTCGAGCCGCGTCCGCCGGCCGCCGTCGAGAGCACCGCGTACTTCATCGTCGGCGAATGCCTGACGAACATCGCGAAGTACGCGGAGGCCACCGAGGCCCGCGTGAAGCTGTGGCGCACCGACGACACGGTGGTCGTCGAGATCACCGACAACGGCAAGGGCGGCGCCGAGATCCGTCCCGGCGGCGGACTGGCGGGCCTCGCCGACCGCGCGGCCACGATCGACGGCGTCATCACGGTGGTGAGCCCGGCAGGCGGCCCGACGGTCATCCGCGCGGATCTCCCCTGCACCTGGTGA
- a CDS encoding sensor domain-containing protein — protein sequence MERRGASFSGSLVYLLMNFPVGITAFMVLMALVPAGVGTAVVWVGLPVLMLALLLLKGGAKVERARAYALTDTFIAMPYLPLPDGGLGARWKVRLRDAQTWRDLVYFLLLFPVGVAEFCLLMGFWATSLGLVGLPIYFRYLPDGAWYFPRWDDVHWITVDSTVEALPWAALGVLCVALSVALTKAMASLHTRFAAALLGPTARRRELLEDDLVERELSVTSR from the coding sequence ATGGAGCGCAGAGGTGCGTCCTTCAGCGGGTCGCTGGTGTATCTGCTGATGAACTTCCCGGTGGGGATCACCGCGTTCATGGTGCTCATGGCGTTGGTGCCCGCGGGGGTGGGCACCGCGGTCGTGTGGGTGGGGCTGCCGGTGCTGATGCTGGCGCTTCTGCTGCTCAAGGGTGGCGCGAAGGTGGAGCGGGCGCGTGCGTACGCGTTGACGGACACGTTCATCGCGATGCCGTATCTGCCGTTGCCGGACGGCGGGCTCGGTGCGCGGTGGAAGGTGCGGCTGCGTGACGCGCAGACGTGGCGTGACCTGGTGTACTTCCTGCTGTTGTTCCCGGTCGGCGTCGCGGAGTTCTGCCTGCTGATGGGGTTCTGGGCGACGAGTCTCGGCCTGGTGGGGCTGCCGATCTACTTCCGGTACCTGCCCGACGGCGCCTGGTACTTCCCTCGGTGGGACGACGTGCACTGGATCACCGTCGACTCGACGGTGGAAGCGCTACCGTGGGCGGCGCTGGGGGTGTTGTGCGTCGCGCTGTCGGTCGCGCTGACCAAGGCGATGGCGAGCCTGCACACCCGGTTCGCGGCGGCGTTGCTCGGCCCGACGGCCAGGCGGCGTGAGCTGCTGGAAGACGACCTGGTGGAGCGGGAACTGAGCGTGACGAGCCGATGA
- a CDS encoding helix-turn-helix domain-containing protein has product MPESFGTYLARTREERGLSLRQVAASCGVAATTIARIENGEYHLPNPELLLNLVDTLGLSLTAAVELLEPYRALCTRFANERTTP; this is encoded by the coding sequence GTGCCCGAGTCGTTCGGTACTTACCTCGCCCGCACCCGAGAAGAAAGGGGGCTCTCACTCCGCCAAGTCGCAGCGTCATGCGGGGTCGCAGCGACCACCATCGCCCGCATCGAGAACGGCGAGTACCACCTACCCAACCCGGAGCTACTGCTCAACCTGGTCGACACACTCGGACTGAGCTTGACCGCAGCGGTCGAGCTGCTCGAACCGTACCGGGCACTGTGCACCCGCTTCGCCAACGAAAGGACCACACCATGA
- a CDS encoding cell division protein FtsK, which yields MPETLPPSPDDMDPSSGLVPAGDPEEVTPVDPPPEIRDSSTRDPNTLRGERRPIIAPWLRSASSARATVAARLGFFFHVAVFHLARLPLYGVRLTARCPRGLYRVTMNVLKWSLHTEARPLRQSTIDTTESEHYLRLMKDHDQRVRTRSLLVVVGLTSTYLVGTLIALCPAWTECAVIAAIVGVLGFYGSPADKPITAGATVAARFVRLTSDAVTKALLAVGVGGMKDADAIGFPSPITRDGPGWRADVDLPPGITAADVMERRHKLASALSRPLGCVWPEAAPNVHPGRLVLWVADQDMSRTKAPPWPLATKGTADVFTPQPIGTDPRGRVVTLTLMFASMVIGSLPRMGKSFLLRLILLIGALDPRVEIHCYDLKGLGDFAPLEPVAHRYRAGVEADDFLYILTNLREFQGELDRRAKTIRSLPRDLCPENKITPQLASNRSLGLHPIMVAIDECQKLFEHPEHGKEFEAVCEDLVRRGPASGIMLLLATQRPDAKSIPPGIGANMIIRFALKVMGQTENDMVLGTSAYRNGIRATLLSRSDLGIGILAGEGDDPCTVRGSYIDGPAAETIAHRARALRQEAGRLTGYAADQDTAPVEVARSSSLLADLVSAFHGETKAWSETLVCALAELRPDVYGGWGPAQLSSALKPYGLKARQVWGTDPTSCEGANRRGYHLADVRAALDAQQKGNG from the coding sequence ATGCCTGAAACTCTGCCACCGTCACCAGACGACATGGATCCGTCGTCTGGTCTCGTCCCCGCCGGCGACCCCGAAGAAGTGACCCCGGTGGACCCTCCACCAGAGATTCGAGATTCGTCCACTCGCGACCCCAATACGTTGCGCGGGGAGCGTCGCCCGATCATTGCGCCGTGGCTGCGTTCCGCGTCGAGCGCTCGCGCCACGGTTGCCGCGCGGCTCGGGTTTTTCTTTCACGTAGCGGTTTTTCACCTCGCGCGGCTTCCGCTGTACGGGGTGCGGCTGACTGCCCGGTGTCCGCGCGGGTTGTACCGGGTCACGATGAACGTGCTCAAGTGGAGCCTGCACACGGAAGCGCGGCCCCTGCGACAGTCCACCATCGATACCACCGAGTCAGAGCACTACCTACGGCTCATGAAAGACCATGACCAGCGGGTGCGTACTCGCTCGTTGCTGGTCGTGGTCGGACTCACCAGCACCTACCTCGTCGGTACTTTGATCGCGTTGTGTCCGGCGTGGACAGAGTGCGCGGTCATCGCGGCTATTGTTGGTGTTCTTGGGTTTTATGGCTCACCAGCAGACAAGCCCATTACCGCCGGTGCGACCGTGGCCGCTCGATTCGTGCGCCTGACAAGCGACGCGGTAACCAAAGCTTTGTTGGCCGTGGGTGTCGGTGGCATGAAAGACGCTGACGCCATTGGGTTTCCGTCACCCATCACCCGCGACGGTCCCGGCTGGCGTGCTGACGTGGACTTGCCGCCCGGCATCACCGCCGCCGACGTGATGGAACGCCGACACAAACTCGCGAGCGCGCTATCTCGTCCGCTGGGGTGCGTGTGGCCCGAAGCCGCACCCAACGTCCACCCCGGCCGGTTGGTGTTGTGGGTGGCCGATCAGGACATGAGCCGCACGAAAGCGCCCCCCTGGCCGCTAGCCACGAAAGGCACAGCGGACGTCTTCACGCCTCAGCCAATCGGCACCGACCCACGTGGGCGCGTGGTGACACTGACGCTGATGTTCGCGTCGATGGTCATCGGATCGTTGCCGCGTATGGGAAAGAGTTTTCTGCTGCGGCTGATCCTGCTCATCGGCGCACTTGATCCGCGCGTGGAAATCCACTGTTACGACCTGAAAGGGCTAGGAGATTTCGCACCTCTGGAACCTGTGGCGCACCGCTACCGCGCCGGGGTAGAAGCCGACGATTTCCTGTACATCCTCACCAACCTAAGGGAATTTCAAGGCGAGTTGGATCGGCGCGCGAAAACGATCCGAAGCTTGCCGCGTGATCTGTGCCCGGAGAACAAGATCACGCCACAACTCGCCTCAAACCGTAGCTTGGGTTTGCACCCGATCATGGTCGCAATCGATGAATGCCAAAAACTGTTTGAACACCCCGAACACGGAAAAGAGTTCGAGGCCGTCTGCGAGGATTTGGTACGGCGTGGACCCGCTTCCGGGATCATGCTCCTATTGGCCACTCAGCGCCCGGACGCGAAAAGTATCCCGCCCGGGATCGGCGCGAACATGATTATCCGCTTCGCGCTGAAAGTGATGGGTCAGACCGAAAATGACATGGTTCTTGGCACCAGTGCCTACAGGAACGGGATTCGCGCGACCTTGCTAAGCCGGTCGGATCTGGGTATTGGCATCTTGGCCGGTGAAGGCGACGACCCGTGCACCGTCCGAGGCTCGTATATCGATGGACCCGCCGCCGAGACCATCGCCCACCGTGCCCGCGCCCTACGACAGGAGGCGGGCAGGTTGACCGGGTACGCCGCCGACCAGGACACCGCCCCTGTCGAGGTCGCGCGCAGCAGCTCACTACTGGCGGATCTCGTGAGCGCTTTCCACGGCGAGACGAAAGCATGGTCGGAGACCCTCGTATGCGCTCTGGCTGAGCTGCGACCCGACGTCTACGGCGGGTGGGGTCCCGCGCAGCTCAGCAGTGCGCTCAAGCCCTACGGCCTCAAGGCACGCCAAGTCTGGGGAACCGACCCGACCAGCTGCGAGGGCGCTAACCGTCGCGGCTACCACCTTGCCGACGTGCGCGCCGCTTTGGACGCCCAACAGAAGGGCAACGGCTAG